A window of Campylobacter pinnipediorum subsp. pinnipediorum contains these coding sequences:
- a CDS encoding 4-hydroxy-3-methylbut-2-enyl diphosphate reductase: MKIELASNYGFCFGVKRAIKMAENAKDASTIGPLIHNNEEINRLKINFNVKTLNGISELQDEKKVIIRTHGIPKNDLEKLNASKIDVIDATCPFVTKPQQICEKMSQDGYDIVIFGDENHPEVKGVKSYANGNVFVILEEEELENIKLSQKVAVVSQTTRKVEKFMQIVNYLISRVKEVRVFNTICNATFENQEAVKNLSKKADVMIVIGGKNSSNTKQLYLIAKNFCEDSYLIESENEINSEWFEGKQLCGVSAGASTPDWIIQKVINKIEKI, translated from the coding sequence TTGAAGATTGAATTAGCTAGTAATTATGGGTTTTGTTTCGGTGTTAAAAGAGCTATAAAAATGGCTGAAAATGCAAAGGATGCTTCTACTATAGGTCCTTTGATACATAATAATGAAGAGATTAATCGTTTAAAAATAAATTTTAATGTAAAAACTCTTAATGGAATAAGCGAATTACAAGATGAAAAAAAAGTCATTATAAGAACTCACGGAATTCCTAAAAATGATTTAGAAAAATTAAATGCGAGTAAGATAGATGTTATAGATGCAACTTGTCCATTTGTAACAAAACCACAACAAATTTGTGAAAAAATGAGTCAAGATGGATATGATATAGTTATTTTTGGAGATGAAAATCATCCAGAGGTAAAAGGTGTAAAATCGTATGCCAATGGAAATGTGTTTGTTATACTTGAAGAAGAAGAGCTTGAAAATATAAAATTATCTCAAAAAGTTGCAGTTGTTAGCCAAACTACTCGTAAAGTAGAAAAATTTATGCAAATTGTTAATTATTTAATTTCTAGAGTGAAAGAGGTTAGGGTGTTTAACACAATTTGCAATGCCACTTTTGAAAATCAAGAAGCTGTTAAAAATTTATCAAAAAAAGCAGATGTTATGATAGTTATAGGTGGTAAAAATAGCTCAAACACAAAACAACTTTACTTAATAGCTAAAAATTTTTGTGAAGATAGTTATCTTATCGAGAGCGAAAATGAGATAAATAGTGAATGGTTTGAAGGAAAGCAGCTTTGCGGTGTAAGTGCTGGTGCTAGTACTCCTGACTGGATTATACAAAAGGTTATAAATAAAATAGAAAAAATATAA
- the pheS gene encoding phenylalanine--tRNA ligase subunit alpha, with protein MKDFIQKISETQDLASLEKIRLEIFGKKGILAEGFAKLKTLDNSEKKEFAEKLNKQRDEFSVLIDNKKAQLSEEAIALKMKKDAVDVTLFNEPLNVGAIHPVMDVMDRIIEYFVSQNFSLETGPLIEDDFHNFEALNLPKYHPARDMQDTFYLSDSRLLRTHTSPVQIRKMLSSKPPIRMIAPGTVFRRDFDVTHTPMFHQVEGLVVEEGDNVSFANLKSMLEGFLKHMFGDVKVRFRPSFFPFTEPSAEVDISCIFCHGEGCRVCKHTTWLEVLGCGVVDPNVFKSVGYKNVSGYAFGLGVERFAMLLHRVPDLRSLFEGDLRLLEQFK; from the coding sequence TTGAAAGATTTTATACAAAAGATTTCTGAAACGCAAGATCTTGCTAGTCTTGAAAAAATTAGACTTGAGATTTTTGGTAAAAAAGGTATTTTAGCTGAAGGTTTTGCAAAACTTAAAACCCTTGACAATAGCGAAAAAAAAGAGTTTGCTGAAAAACTAAACAAACAAAGGGATGAGTTTTCTGTTTTAATTGACAACAAAAAAGCCCAGTTAAGCGAAGAAGCTATTGCACTTAAAATGAAAAAAGATGCAGTAGATGTTACTTTGTTTAATGAACCTTTAAATGTGGGTGCTATTCATCCTGTGATGGATGTTATGGATAGGATAATAGAATATTTTGTTTCTCAAAATTTCTCATTAGAAACAGGCCCTTTAATAGAAGATGATTTTCATAATTTTGAAGCATTAAATTTACCAAAATATCATCCGGCACGTGATATGCAAGATACATTTTATTTGAGTGATTCAAGGCTTTTAAGGACACATACAAGCCCTGTTCAAATCAGAAAAATGCTAAGCTCAAAGCCACCTATAAGAATGATAGCTCCTGGAACAGTTTTTAGACGTGATTTTGATGTTACTCATACACCTATGTTTCATCAGGTTGAGGGATTGGTTGTAGAAGAGGGTGATAATGTAAGTTTTGCAAATCTAAAAAGTATGCTAGAAGGGTTTTTGAAACATATGTTTGGAGATGTGAAAGTTAGATTTAGACCTAGCTTTTTCCCTTTTACGGAACCTAGTGCAGAGGTAGATATTAGCTGTATATTTTGCCACGGCGAAGGTTGTAGAGTTTGCAAACACACGACCTGGCTAGAGGTTTTGGGATGTGGTGTTGTTGATCCAAATGTATTTAAATCTGTCGGATATAAAAATGTCAGCGGATATGCTTTTGGTCTTGGTGTTGAGCGTTTTGCTATGTTGCTTCATAGAGTTCCTGATTTACGCTCTTTGTTTGAGGGGGATTTAAGATTATTGGAGCAATTTAAATGA
- the serA gene encoding phosphoglycerate dehydrogenase — translation MKTIIVCDALHPVALELLKKEDDINIIDAVSTPKDELLKIIGEADVAITRSSTDVDEIFLNAAKKLKAVVRAGVGVDNVDIEGCSRRGIIVMNVPTANTIAAVELTMAHMLCAARSFVYAHNDLKENRIWKREKWYGVELFNKSLGIIGFGNIGSRVATRAKSFGMNIIAYDPYIDPAKVLDMGGTYTTNFDDILKCDFITIHTPKTSETTNIIDKAEIDKMKDGVRLINCARGGLYNEKALEDGLKSGKIAFAGIDVFSKEPAINHPLLDLPNISVTAHLGANTLESQQNIAVQAVEQALSAVRSISYPNALNLPIKTEDLPPFVEPYIELTSKMAFLGAQINKKAIKSISIEVQGEISDYKDSMLTFAIVGALKESFGENINYVNANFVCDEKGISYDATISPVSGYKNKISVKITTEIDTTIVSGTVFDENEQRIVGINGFKTDFKPKGKMIIFKNNDVPGVIAQISSILASSGINIADFRLGRDDHGKALAVILVDEKISKETLAALNALDTCLWASYAVL, via the coding sequence ATGAAAACTATTATTGTTTGTGATGCGTTGCATCCTGTTGCTCTTGAGCTTTTAAAGAAAGAAGATGATATTAATATTATTGATGCTGTTTCTACGCCAAAAGACGAACTTCTAAAAATTATAGGTGAGGCAGATGTTGCTATAACTAGAAGTTCAACAGATGTGGATGAAATTTTTTTAAATGCAGCTAAAAAACTTAAAGCTGTAGTTAGAGCTGGTGTTGGTGTTGATAATGTTGATATTGAAGGTTGTTCTAGACGTGGAATTATAGTTATGAATGTTCCTACTGCAAATACAATAGCAGCTGTAGAACTTACTATGGCTCATATGTTATGTGCAGCTAGATCTTTTGTTTACGCTCATAATGACTTAAAAGAAAATAGAATTTGGAAGCGTGAAAAATGGTATGGAGTCGAACTTTTTAATAAAAGCTTAGGTATTATAGGATTTGGAAATATAGGTTCAAGAGTTGCAACTAGAGCTAAATCTTTTGGTATGAACATAATTGCTTATGATCCATATATAGACCCTGCAAAAGTTTTGGATATGGGTGGCACGTATACTACAAATTTTGATGATATTTTAAAATGTGATTTTATAACTATACATACTCCAAAAACTAGTGAAACAACAAATATTATTGATAAAGCAGAAATTGATAAAATGAAAGATGGTGTAAGACTTATAAACTGTGCTAGGGGTGGTTTATATAACGAAAAAGCACTTGAAGATGGTTTAAAAAGTGGAAAAATAGCTTTTGCTGGAATTGATGTTTTTTCAAAAGAGCCAGCAATAAATCATCCATTGCTTGATTTGCCAAATATAAGCGTTACAGCCCACCTTGGTGCAAATACATTAGAATCTCAGCAAAATATCGCTGTTCAAGCTGTAGAGCAGGCATTAAGTGCTGTTCGTTCTATTAGTTATCCTAATGCTTTAAATTTACCTATAAAAACTGAAGATTTACCACCATTTGTAGAACCTTATATTGAGCTTACAAGCAAGATGGCATTTTTAGGAGCACAAATAAACAAAAAAGCTATAAAATCAATATCTATTGAAGTGCAAGGTGAAATAAGTGATTATAAAGATTCAATGCTTACTTTTGCTATTGTTGGTGCTTTAAAAGAGAGCTTTGGTGAAAATATCAACTATGTAAATGCTAACTTTGTTTGTGATGAAAAAGGTATATCTTATGATGCTACAATTTCTCCTGTAAGTGGCTATAAAAATAAAATATCAGTTAAAATAACAACTGAGATAGATACTACTATTGTAAGCGGAACAGTGTTTGATGAAAATGAACAAAGAATAGTTGGAATAAATGGCTTTAAGACCGATTTTAAACCAAAAGGAAAAATGATAATATTTAAAAACAATGACGTTCCTGGTGTTATAGCTCAAATAAGTTCTATTTTGGCATCTTCTGGTATAAATATAGCTGACTTTAGACTTGGTAGAGATGATCACGGCAAAGCACTTGCTGTTATCTTGGTTGATGAAAAAATAAGCAAAGAAACTCTTGCCGCATTAAATGCTTTAGATACTTGCCTTTGGGCTTCTTATGCTGTTTTATAA
- the aroA gene encoding 3-phosphoshikimate 1-carboxyvinyltransferase → MIIKPLKKPIDIVLEDISADKSISHRTAIFSLLSDKDSKIRGYLKAEDTLNTLNIIKQLGASIKEVDDEIIITPPQHIKEPNTILDCGNSGTAMRIFMGFLAAQNGYYVLSGDQYLNERPMSRVATPLLKVGAKIDGRNNGDKAPICVRGSKLDFFKFESQISSAQIKSALILAGLCSNGCEFYENELSRDHTEKMLLGMGANIKVDGLRIFVEPMKKPLEPLDIDVPNDPSSAFFYAVAACVIPNSHLIIKNIILNKTRIEAYNVLKKMGANITFKKTSSQYEDIGEIEIKYAPLKSIDVSKNISWLIDEIPALAIAFCFADGKSSIRNAKELRVKESDRIHTMVVGLRQCGIEVQEFEDGFSVVGGEAKSAIIDSHGDHRIAMSFAILGLICGMQIEKSEFIKTSFPNFSNILRKIGVYIED, encoded by the coding sequence ATGATTATAAAGCCATTAAAAAAGCCTATTGATATCGTTTTAGAGGATATATCCGCCGATAAATCAATATCTCATAGAACTGCTATTTTTTCACTACTTAGTGATAAAGATAGTAAAATAAGAGGTTATTTAAAAGCTGAAGATACATTAAATACATTAAATATTATAAAACAATTGGGGGCTAGCATAAAAGAGGTGGATGATGAGATTATCATTACTCCACCACAGCACATAAAAGAGCCAAATACTATATTGGATTGTGGAAACTCAGGCACTGCTATGCGTATATTTATGGGTTTTTTAGCAGCTCAGAATGGTTATTATGTTCTTAGTGGCGATCAGTATCTAAATGAAAGACCTATGTCAAGAGTTGCTACTCCTCTTTTAAAGGTTGGAGCAAAAATAGATGGTAGAAATAACGGTGATAAGGCACCTATTTGTGTAAGAGGTTCTAAACTTGACTTTTTTAAATTTGAAAGTCAAATAAGCTCTGCTCAGATTAAGTCAGCACTTATATTGGCTGGATTGTGTTCGAATGGTTGCGAGTTTTATGAAAATGAATTAAGTAGAGACCATACTGAAAAAATGCTTTTGGGTATGGGTGCTAATATAAAAGTTGATGGTTTAAGAATCTTTGTAGAACCTATGAAAAAACCATTAGAGCCACTTGATATAGATGTGCCAAATGATCCTAGTTCTGCATTTTTTTATGCTGTAGCGGCTTGTGTTATTCCAAATTCTCATTTGATTATTAAAAATATTATTTTAAATAAAACTCGTATAGAAGCTTATAATGTTTTAAAGAAAATGGGTGCTAATATAACTTTTAAAAAGACAAGTTCTCAGTATGAAGATATTGGTGAAATAGAGATAAAATATGCACCGCTTAAAAGTATTGATGTTAGTAAAAATATATCTTGGCTTATTGATGAAATTCCTGCATTGGCGATTGCATTTTGTTTTGCTGATGGAAAAAGTAGTATAAGAAATGCAAAAGAGTTAAGAGTAAAGGAATCAGATAGAATACATACTATGGTTGTTGGTTTAAGACAATGTGGTATTGAAGTTCAGGAATTTGAAGATGGTTTTAGTGTTGTTGGAGGAGAGGCAAAAAGTGCTATTATAGATAGCCATGGAGATCATAGGATAGCTATGAGTTTTGCTATTTTAGGACTTATTTGTGGTATGCAAATAGAAAAAAGTGAGTTTATAAAAACTTCTTTTCCAAATTTTAGTAATATACTTAGAAAGATTGGTGTTTATATTGAAGATTGA
- the pheT gene encoding phenylalanine--tRNA ligase subunit beta has protein sequence MIISKNWLNEWVDLGSISADEILKTLNSIGLEVDGSHEIKIPENIVVGYVKSKEKHPDADKLNVCQVDVGNENLQIVCGAKNVEVGQFVPVALVGTTMPNGMKIKKAKLRGIESSGMICSSTELGLAKTNDGIMVLDESIGRLELGKQIADFPIFSDVVIDVDITANRGDCQSINGIARELCVALDLCCKENKSYEDPENLPGIGRIFSIHSDENLNSSFLFKAIEINDNINESLITRLRLGLIGSTKTNPIERLLEYATYSTGVLFRAYDYSKLSLNNKVTFDLKNGNFKESIISCNGLNIGVAGVFQDKNYKIDENTKIAIIQASYSTPSVISEFNGENKDTQKDDEVYRSSRGSEPNLNLGIDFLFKMFLNLKSIGLYAGTQQFFIRREATLINIAISDINKMIGREIQKNDIVRILKKLGFEVVLNQELETINVKVPLFRHDIVNIHDVCEEIVRIIGIDNISSKPLIFSEENRLNDTYKRYKFALQLRKRAASVGFFESVHYVFDNSESLDKLGFKPCKIGISNPINNELNTLRPTLVNHLLSSCEKNIKNSKKSIKLFEYGVVFDENANQSSNFGFLVSGLSKDPSLKNGAKVSEVDFFEFSSLVSSVIGKIQLVASTDKIYLSPYEQAKIYKNGIEIGYIGRVHLKIADDMDLPKTYVAEIYFDKMNNESIKAESYSKFPNVSRDLSLIVPDGMKFSEIKDCINSLSLKNLKDFLPVDIYKSDELKGSSSITIKFTFQDNEKTLEDEEINAIVDNILQALKGKLNIGIR, from the coding sequence ATGATAATATCAAAAAACTGGTTAAATGAATGGGTAGATTTAGGTTCTATTAGTGCCGATGAAATTTTAAAAACTTTAAACTCAATAGGTCTTGAAGTAGATGGCTCTCATGAAATAAAAATACCTGAAAATATAGTTGTTGGATATGTAAAAAGCAAAGAAAAACATCCAGATGCTGATAAACTAAATGTTTGTCAAGTTGATGTTGGAAATGAAAATTTGCAGATAGTCTGCGGTGCTAAAAATGTTGAAGTTGGTCAGTTTGTTCCAGTTGCGTTAGTTGGTACTACAATGCCAAATGGAATGAAAATAAAAAAAGCTAAACTAAGAGGTATTGAGAGTTCTGGTATGATATGCTCATCAACAGAGCTTGGGTTGGCTAAAACAAATGATGGTATTATGGTGCTTGATGAGAGTATAGGACGATTAGAGCTTGGTAAACAGATTGCTGATTTTCCTATATTTAGTGATGTTGTTATTGATGTTGATATCACTGCAAATCGTGGAGATTGTCAAAGCATAAATGGCATAGCAAGAGAGCTTTGCGTTGCTTTGGACTTATGTTGTAAGGAAAATAAATCTTATGAAGATCCAGAAAATTTACCTGGTATAGGTCGTATATTTTCTATACATTCAGATGAAAATCTAAATAGTTCTTTTTTGTTTAAAGCTATAGAAATTAATGATAATATAAATGAGAGTTTAATAACAAGACTTAGATTGGGTCTTATTGGTAGCACTAAAACAAACCCTATAGAAAGGCTTTTGGAATATGCTACATATTCAACCGGTGTTTTATTTAGAGCTTATGATTATTCTAAGCTAAGTTTGAATAATAAAGTAACTTTTGATTTAAAAAATGGAAATTTTAAAGAAAGTATAATTAGTTGTAATGGTTTAAATATAGGTGTGGCTGGTGTTTTTCAAGACAAAAACTACAAAATAGACGAAAATACAAAAATAGCTATAATACAAGCTAGTTATTCTACCCCAAGTGTTATTAGTGAATTTAATGGTGAAAATAAAGACACTCAAAAAGATGATGAAGTATATAGAAGCAGTAGGGGTAGTGAGCCAAACTTAAATTTAGGAATAGACTTTTTATTTAAAATGTTTTTGAATTTAAAATCAATTGGTTTATATGCTGGAACACAGCAGTTTTTTATAAGAAGAGAAGCAACACTTATAAATATAGCAATATCTGATATAAATAAAATGATAGGTCGAGAAATTCAAAAAAATGATATTGTTAGAATTCTAAAAAAACTTGGCTTTGAAGTTGTGCTAAATCAAGAACTTGAAACCATAAATGTTAAAGTGCCATTATTTAGACACGATATAGTAAATATTCATGATGTTTGTGAAGAGATAGTAAGAATAATAGGCATAGACAATATCAGCTCAAAACCACTTATTTTTAGCGAAGAAAATAGATTAAACGATACATATAAAAGATATAAATTTGCTTTACAATTAAGAAAAAGAGCCGCTAGTGTTGGATTTTTTGAAAGTGTTCATTATGTGTTTGATAATAGTGAAAGTCTGGATAAACTAGGATTTAAGCCTTGCAAAATTGGCATAAGTAATCCTATAAACAATGAATTAAATACATTAAGACCAACTCTTGTAAATCACCTTTTAAGCTCTTGTGAAAAAAATATCAAAAATTCTAAAAAATCAATCAAATTATTTGAATATGGTGTTGTTTTTGATGAAAATGCAAATCAAAGTTCAAATTTTGGATTTTTAGTATCAGGTTTATCAAAAGACCCTAGTTTAAAAAATGGAGCTAAGGTTTCTGAAGTAGACTTTTTTGAGTTTTCAAGCTTGGTCTCTAGTGTGATTGGTAAGATACAATTAGTGGCTTCAACTGATAAGATATATCTAAGCCCATACGAACAAGCTAAAATTTACAAAAATGGTATCGAGATAGGATATATAGGTAGAGTTCATCTTAAGATAGCGGATGATATGGATCTACCAAAAACTTATGTGGCTGAAATCTATTTTGATAAAATGAACAATGAAAGCATAAAGGCTGAATCTTATTCTAAATTCCCAAATGTTAGTCGTGATTTAAGTCTCATTGTTCCTGATGGTATGAAATTTAGTGAAATAAAAGATTGTATAAACTCTCTATCTTTAAAAAATTTAAAAGATTTTTTACCGGTAGATATATATAAATCCGATGAGCTTAAAGGAAGTTCTAGTATAACTATTAAATTTACTTTCCAAGACAATGAAAAAACTCTTGAAGATGAAGAGATAAATGCAATTGTAGATAATATATTACAAGCCTTAAAAGGTAAATTAAATATAGGTATAAGATGA
- a CDS encoding 30S ribosomal protein S1 translates to MAVNKSVQLNKADDIEDIDFATMLEESFKKTEEDSEGTIVEIRGDEALVDIGKKSEGRLQLSEITDANGNLLYNVGDTIKVVITGRGSVSHKKALRKEKVKAYIQNYDPETQDNTIEVKIIGKNKGGFVAQDADGVEFFMPRTQSGFKNSNDIVGKTYKVKIIKVDKDEQSIVISRKKILDEDRKKRKEALLSIVDNEEVMEGTVKKITTYGMFVDVGGVDGLVHYSEISYKGPVNPSSMYNEGDKVLVKVMSYDNEKRHLSLSIKAAMPDPWEEIKDGLDVGDTIKVIVSNIEPYGAFVDLGNDIEGFLHISEISWDKNIKNPKDHISEGQDIDVEVIEIDAKERRLRVSLKNLLPKPFDEFRKSHKEGDVVEGIVTSVTAFGAFVKIGSVEGLLHNEDASWDRNVRCKELFKNGDLVKVKIVRIDSNDQKISLSMKELKQSPVQDFATKHKIGDIVKGKIRDIKDFGIFVELDDNVDALIRKEDIGNLDIESLKVGDDIEAAIAFIDEKRNRIRLSIKFLAKQKEREVLNEINDNDKITLGDIIKEQLQ, encoded by the coding sequence ATGGCTGTGAACAAAAGCGTTCAGTTAAATAAGGCAGATGACATTGAAGATATCGATTTTGCAACGATGTTAGAGGAGTCTTTTAAAAAGACAGAAGAAGATAGCGAAGGAACTATTGTAGAGATAAGAGGAGATGAGGCTTTAGTCGATATAGGCAAAAAGTCCGAAGGTAGACTTCAACTTTCCGAAATAACCGATGCTAATGGTAACTTACTTTACAATGTAGGCGATACTATAAAAGTTGTAATAACTGGCAGAGGTTCTGTATCTCATAAAAAAGCTTTAAGAAAAGAAAAGGTTAAAGCTTATATACAAAATTATGATCCTGAAACACAAGATAATACTATTGAGGTAAAAATTATAGGTAAGAATAAGGGCGGTTTTGTTGCTCAAGATGCTGATGGTGTTGAATTTTTTATGCCTAGAACTCAAAGTGGATTTAAAAACTCTAACGATATAGTTGGTAAAACATACAAAGTTAAGATTATTAAAGTAGACAAAGACGAGCAAAGTATTGTTATTTCTAGAAAAAAAATACTAGATGAAGATAGAAAGAAAAGAAAAGAAGCTCTTTTAAGCATTGTAGATAATGAAGAAGTTATGGAAGGCACTGTAAAGAAAATAACTACTTATGGAATGTTTGTAGATGTTGGAGGTGTTGATGGTCTTGTTCATTATAGCGAGATTAGCTATAAAGGGCCAGTAAATCCTAGTTCTATGTATAATGAAGGCGATAAAGTCTTAGTTAAAGTTATGAGTTATGATAATGAAAAACGTCATCTTTCTTTATCTATAAAGGCAGCTATGCCTGATCCATGGGAAGAGATTAAAGATGGTCTTGATGTTGGAGATACTATAAAAGTTATCGTTAGCAATATAGAGCCTTATGGAGCTTTTGTTGATCTTGGTAATGACATAGAAGGATTTTTACATATATCTGAAATTTCTTGGGACAAAAATATAAAAAATCCAAAAGATCATATAAGTGAAGGTCAAGATATTGATGTTGAAGTTATAGAGATAGATGCTAAAGAAAGACGTTTAAGGGTTAGCCTTAAAAATTTACTTCCTAAACCTTTTGATGAGTTTAGAAAGAGCCATAAAGAGGGCGATGTTGTAGAGGGTATTGTTACTAGTGTTACAGCTTTTGGTGCTTTTGTAAAGATAGGTTCTGTTGAAGGTCTGTTACATAACGAAGATGCATCTTGGGATAGAAATGTTAGATGTAAAGAGTTGTTTAAAAATGGCGATTTAGTTAAAGTTAAAATCGTCAGAATAGATAGCAATGATCAAAAAATATCTTTAAGTATGAAAGAGTTAAAACAAAGCCCTGTTCAAGATTTTGCTACTAAACACAAAATCGGAGATATTGTAAAAGGTAAGATTAGAGATATTAAAGATTTTGGTATTTTTGTTGAACTTGATGATAACGTTGATGCTCTTATTAGAAAAGAAGATATTGGCAATTTAGATATAGAATCTTTGAAAGTAGGAGACGATATAGAAGCAGCTATAGCATTTATTGATGAAAAGAGAAACAGAATACGCTTAAGTATTAAATTTTTAGCAAAACAAAAAGAGCGTGAAGTTTTAAATGAAATTAATGATAACGACAAGATTACTCTTGGAGATATCATAAAAGAGCAATTACAATAA